Genomic segment of Labrus mixtus chromosome 1, fLabMix1.1, whole genome shotgun sequence:
TAATACTGATTATAAGACCAGTTGAAAGAAAATCATCCATGCATACCTTCAACTGTTGCTCTTAAAGTGTAGATGTTAAAGCAATGCATGTAAAAATAATCATACCTGATTCATTGAagcaaaacacatcaaactttttAGTAACAGAGGTCCTCCACGTCACCAAGCCTGTCTGGTTTTGGCCACAGTTAGAAAGGGCTTTACTGCGGGGAATCACTGCAAAATGTTCATCGATCCATCCATACCTACACAGGATTCAAACATCACATAAGGACACTTATCATCACTCTATGCCATGGTaagttatgatgatgatgatgatggtggtggtggtgtgtctTCTTCTCTGGTCTTACCTGCATGTTTCGAAACCTCTGGAGAGAGCTGTCCGCACTTCAGATTTAGAGGCCAGTTTCACTCCGAGGCTCGAGCAGAGCTGTCGAGCTTCAGAGGCATTGTAAGCGTAGTCAGGTTGGTTGAGTTTGTTTAAGAAACTAACCTGGAATACTCCTGCAACACTTTGATTTTTTCCTGGAAAAACTGGGGGGAAAAAGCATACAAAATCATTTCAGATTCaggaccaacaacaacacaaaaacattgtatgaaaaataagtttaaaacaCTTGGAATAACGTACCTCTGATGTGGCTTGTGTTGATATTTTGATCAGAGGTGACTGAAGCAATCGACATCAGCAATGCAATGCAATGGCAGATCATAGTCATGACTGGTCAGAAGACAGATGAATGATGAATGCTGCGGGCGAGAGCTGCACAGATTGTGCGTCTGAGAGCCAAAATGCCAGGGTTAAATAGAGGTGATTCTGTCCACTGGGGTGTGTGCACTCTGTCGTTGCCAGAGAgtagaggaaaaggaagagggaAGTACTGCTCACAGGTCAGATCAAGAGCGATCATATGTGCTAGAAGCAGGTCCCAGGAGGAAAAGAGATAAAACCCATTTGACATGGACAGGAGACACAGCTAGAGCAAAACGCAGGAATGATAAGGTTTTGGTTTTCTTACACAGAAGTGTTCCCAAAAAAACGTAATAATATtatgtgttgtgatgttttctgtAACAAAAGTAAGAAACACCAGGAGACACatcaacagatttttttgtgcGTTAAGTAACAATTTCAGATGGAATTGGCCACACCAGTCAGGCACAGAGTGCTCTGGCTGAATGCGCACAGGGTCTTTCTTGAGCCTGCTTTTCATACACAGTCACCGAAATGACACACACCTGTCAGTTATACATCACTTCTTCCTTCGACATATTCCCTTCTTTGTCTACTAGTCAAAATATAGATCTTCACCCATGTCCATGCAGGCAACTACTACAAGTGTCTCTGAGAGTCAAATATCAATCCAAACATGTCAAAGTATCTGTGGAATGGACTCCCCTGTGTACTCAGCTGTGTACTGGGTTACTTTCTAAATTGCTTTCTAAGTTGTTTTATAATGTGCAGGATATTTTTCATCACAGTAAAGAAAGTTTAGAAACATCTTAGACGTAAGTAAACccacctgtttttttaatataatattttatCTTCCTGTATTATTTCTATTAttaagtgaatgtgtgtgtggttaaatGCATTTGCCATAACCTGaatgtcattttcatttttagagatgtactgtaagttgtgtttcccTATGTGCTATGACAATCAAggttatctatctatctattctattGAACACTTTCACAGGATTTGTGTTAAaataggtgttttttttttttttatcctgactGGTGTACTTTCAAACTCTAGACCTGTAAAATAATACACGTTGATTTAAAAGCTGTCTTCAGCGATTTGCACTGCTACTGACATCTGACTCTGGGCTCTCTGTCCAAATGACTTCCTCCCGAGGGACATTATTCAATCATGACTGTGCTTATGATCTCTGGTATCCTCTGATGAGCCTCTGGCACACGACCACATCCCACTTCCACAAAAACATCTCTGCACAATCCCTGCAGGCAGGAAATGACGCAAAAAGTGCTGACCAACACGCAGATGTGAGGCGTCAATGAGGTCTGTGGCACGATAATAAATGACCATCAGGAGCTACGGGAAAAGAACAGGTATTTCACTTCTATTGGTTTGAGTGTTGGTTGTATACCCCATTGGGTGAAACCAATGTTATGTTTAATGTAATGTTCTCATGACTTAATTGAGCAATTCTAATGATAATATGTTGGGCTAGAGAAGTTGTGGTTATGAACAACAATGTTTTTTGCCAGGTTTTGACGGAAGCAGACTTTGTGATGGAAGGAAAAGCACAGGGGTTACTGATTCAATGCCTGTAAATCGTAAAACTTATACCAAGGCTATTCcttctgtgaaatgtttcccGAGAAAGATTTCCttcatgtttgtatgagtgGACTCAAGGGAGAGTAGTTGCCAGGTGGTGGCTAACGGGGatccaaagaaacaaagaaacaaagaaacctcttgattttttttataattaaaaaaaattaatttcagTGAATTATGCTTGTCATTATAAGGAAAGCCTTCATGTCTGTGTCATTAAAGACAATGGAATCAATGACCTAGAACACATTGATCTTTTCCTTTGAGGAATGTGTAACTTTTATGATAACACTGTTTCAAATGACGGATTAACaatgtagggggggggggttcttttgCTCCAGCACAGAATAATCAATAGGTTAATGAAGTGTCATATAGAGTTTCAGCTGATTGTTTTCCTGTACATCCCAAAACATCATTGTTTGGTTAAATCTCACTGCTGTCAATGCATTGTTTTAAAGCAGTAGCTGCTTTTATTCAACCATACACTGCCTGCTCAGCAATaaacaacagaaatacaaaattagAGACTGGTTGGGGAACATAATGGAGCTTTTCACAGCTTCAGAGCCAGATATCTCCCTCAGCGGGGGAAATACAGGACTTATATTCATGTTGTGGTCACATTCATGACTCCAAATTGATCAAACGTTGCTCAGTAAATGCGAGATGTGAAGATTAGCAACAGTAAGGTCGATGTTTGTCTGAAACTgttaactgtgctgctgcctgtcatgGCCAGGACACTCTGGCCACTACTTCATATCAAACAGGTAAAAATACATAAAGTTAACCATAACATTTCATAACACAATAATTTGTCAATGCTGCACGCAAAACTTCTTTCAATGTTTTCTGCGTCTTGTCTCCTGCCAGGTgaccaaaacatgtgtgactGTAGCAGGTTTACAGAACCCATGGGAGGGATTTTATCATCGTATCGTCGGGCAGGTTATTCCAATGTAAATGACAACAATGTGTTTTCAGGCACCTTTATTAAAAGGTGAAGTGGCAGAGCATACAATCTACAGAGAACAAATAACACAGGaaggcacacatgcacacgtgcTTAGAAGGTTTAAAAAAGGCCATTTTAACAGTGCTCTCATTCATACAGAAAATCTCTCAGTGCTCTGAAGACACAAtccaaaataacacaaactacAACCATCGACTGCAAAATATTGCACTACTTTGGAATGTgctatattttaaaatatataaatacacatgatagaaatgacacatttattttctatatcTTTAAATATGACTTCAGTATCTTTAGTTAGGCTTTAGCTTCTATTGGACCTGAGAGATTATATTTTCACAATCGAGTGCAGATTAAAATACACGTTTCTATTGTGGTTTTAAATGGAAAGTTTTGGTCCCTAAACaaaaatgggttttttttccaagctGTAGCAAACAATCTTCAAATGTTCCTGTTCAAAcaagatcatcatcatcatcatcatcatcatcattattgcTGTTAAACTTACAAAGGCAACATTTCATAAAACCTCCAAAGAAAGTCTTCAACCCTGAAGAGTCGGGGTCACAGATTCAAGTCAGTCCGAGGGTGGCGATCTGGTAAACTGACAGACAGGTGGTTCCTGTTGTCTCTGTTATTGTGGTTTTTTGAGGTTTTACACTTCAGTCCAAACGTCTTCATCTCTCCCCTCGCACAAACTCCTCATTCGCTTACGTGTCCTCACGTCTGCTGTATTTGTCGCTGAAGAAGGTAAAAATACTGATAACCAGACACATCACCACGAACAGCGTGAGGGCGATCCAGAGAAGCCTCCGACTCACTGGAATCTTCGGACAAACCCGTCCAAGAAGAAATATGACTTCCTGCATCCTCCTGTGGAGATCATGACATCATCGAGTAAAGATCTGATGATTTCATAATAAAggatttgaaatgtttgtttaaactaaaaACCTACCTTTATTATCTGGCTTttgattttgagtcattttataGCCTTGGCCAACATTTGTAtcattgtgtttacatttgatttgCTTTAAATTGATTAATTTGTACAAATGTTATTATTTCTAACTGTATTCACTTctattttctattattttaatattttaattatcaACCACTGTCATTCCTGTTTTAGTCTTTGATCtatttgtcattttctgtttttatatactGTCTGTCTGCATACTTTTTATGTATGCacagtgctttataaataaagaagagtTGGAGTTGTTTCTGTTAATAAAGGAGAAAATAATTTCCTTGAATGGCAGACATACAGTACGTCTCTGTATCTGCATTCAGAGTGGTCCCATTCATCTTGACTTTCTTTCATTTGATCTTTTCGTTGCttgattttctttattcagtgtttgtcacatcaCTGTCAGTGCCAGGCAATAACATTttcctgtcttttgttttttaatgctatagaaacaaaatgttcaataagaATAGGTACAGAGTGTCTATACAAAAGCTGATGGACTTCTGACAGTATTCATTTCTACggcttcatttgttttgttggacGGCCGCTTGATGTATTTGAAACGACCTTAATGCAGTTAACTGAAATTTAAAGATTAGCAACATACATACAGGACTTGTCGGGTGTATTCTTGTGGTGTAGATGAGATTCAGTGGCATGTGGTCTGCTTATACTTTCAGAGTTCAACTAACAGAAACCTGCTCCACAGATTCACTTTACCTGCTCGTCTTTATCTTCTTCCCACTCTCTTCATCCTTATTTTTCATATCCAGCAATTTCTCTGCAGggttttcttcttcacctttcTCCTCCTGTAGCACTTTACTTTGCTTCAGTCCCTCTTGGTAGCTgcatattaaaatgttcaaattaacCTGCATGACTACCATCAGACGATAACTAATTATGTAGACTTACTAATGATTATGTGTAAAATCTCTGTATACTTTAACATCGTGCAGCTTAGAAAATGTTCCCCAATAACAACCACATAACTGAAATCATAATACaggttatgtttgtgtgtagttAAGGAATAGGAGAGAAGGCCTCACCCTTTATTATATGACTCCTCCTCGATCTTAGCCTTTAGCTCAGCTCTGATCTCGGCTCTGATCTCCTCTAAGTTGACTGCAGGTTTGGCTGGCTCACTTTCCTGCTCCGACACACTCTTTCCACTGCATTGTTTCAGATGGGAAAGAACAGTCAGCCTTGGACACCACCACTATCAAAGCAGAATTTATAAAACCGAGTGGTTTTATTCCATCACAACACAGTGGCCTTGTCCTCTCACAGACAACATCCAGCATTAAAATCACAGTCACGGACCAGGCAtttcaaaacagagaaaaaatgg
This window contains:
- the lyve1a gene encoding lymphatic vessel endothelial hyaluronic acid receptor 1a, translated to MTMICHCIALLMSIASVTSDQNINTSHIRVFPGKNQSVAGVFQVSFLNKLNQPDYAYNASEARQLCSSLGVKLASKSEVRTALSRGFETCRYGWIDEHFAVIPRSKALSNCGQNQTGLVTWRTSVTKKFDVFCFNESDAAIQLRDTTTDSSLRYSTQTLLSLSSSTSPPSSSSTPETSESEEKPVLFVGRAQGSSGGKAILIITTCALFLIAVIILAYLKLRNSHTDVKQQPEEYIETEEWTSVKVIKETQTAAQEDERIEVDDDTS